A window of Bacteroidota bacterium contains these coding sequences:
- a CDS encoding dipeptide epimerase — MKITAHPFNLKFRHPFTISKGTKTHQPTLVIELEHFGLKGYGEAPAIRYYNITVEKMVEDFERKKIFTEKFAFTEPERYWHYLHHLIPANPFLVCALDIAAWDMYGKLKKKKLYELWNGDISKNPLTDYTIGIDSIEKMVAKLKEKPWPIYKIKVGTADDIAIVKALRNETDSILRVDANAAWDIQTALKLIPQLKDLGVEMVEQPLAKDDWEGMRILYKESSLPLFADESCVFEKDVEKCVEHFHGINIKLTKCSGLTPALRMIKQARKLNLKVMVGCMNESTIGSAAVAHLLPFIDYVDMDGPLLLEEDLAAGIGYDFGKISYSELPGLGIEYKGLFTKV, encoded by the coding sequence ATGAAGATCACTGCTCATCCATTCAATCTCAAGTTCCGTCATCCATTCACCATTTCAAAAGGTACAAAAACACATCAGCCTACATTAGTTATTGAGCTGGAGCATTTCGGTCTGAAAGGTTATGGTGAAGCACCGGCTATCAGGTACTATAATATTACGGTAGAAAAAATGGTTGAAGATTTTGAACGAAAAAAGATCTTCACAGAAAAATTTGCTTTCACAGAACCGGAGCGTTATTGGCATTATCTCCATCATTTGATCCCGGCAAATCCGTTTCTTGTTTGTGCGTTGGATATTGCTGCATGGGATATGTATGGCAAACTCAAAAAGAAAAAGCTCTATGAATTATGGAATGGAGATATTTCAAAAAATCCTTTGACGGATTATACTATCGGTATAGACAGTATTGAAAAAATGGTGGCAAAGTTGAAAGAAAAGCCGTGGCCCATTTATAAGATCAAAGTAGGTACAGCAGATGACATTGCAATTGTAAAAGCTTTACGTAATGAAACGGATTCTATCCTAAGAGTAGATGCAAATGCAGCATGGGATATACAAACTGCATTGAAATTGATTCCCCAACTAAAAGACCTGGGTGTGGAAATGGTGGAACAACCACTGGCAAAAGATGATTGGGAAGGGATGAGAATCTTATACAAGGAATCTTCTTTGCCTTTGTTTGCCGATGAAAGCTGTGTGTTTGAAAAGGATGTTGAAAAATGCGTTGAACATTTTCATGGTATCAATATCAAACTCACTAAATGCAGTGGTTTGACACCAGCTTTGCGAATGATAAAACAGGCAAGAAAACTGAATTTGAAAGTAATGGTGGGATGTATGAATGAATCTACTATCGGTTCTGCAGCTGTAGCTCACCTGCTTCCATTTATTGACTATGTGGATATGGATGGCCCTTTATTGCTCGAAGAGGACCTTGCAGCAGGAATTGGGTATGATTTTGGTAAGATATCGTATTCCGAATTACCGGGATTAGGTATTGAATACAAAGGGCTTTTCACAAAAGTTTAG